The Vitis vinifera cultivar Pinot Noir 40024 chromosome 16, ASM3070453v1 DNA segment aattggAATAGATTCTTATCATTTGTGTACTACCATTCTACATCCTGCCCTGCTTTTGTcctcttttatattttcccttAATAAAAGCATCTCAGTtctttttgacaaattttactTATGAACAAAGCTTAAAGAAGTCTGTCTGATCATGGTCAATTTACTTTGAGAGATAAACCATCTCATGCCTGAAATGAATATGAAAACTAGTTAGAAAAAATCCTAATTTACATTTCCCAAGTTTTTGATACTTTAGTTCAATAATCTTAGGGGACCCACTTGACTTCCTTTGAGAAATGAAACCCTGATAATTTTCAGTTTATCTTTAACGTTCCACTCAAACGATcgattaaatattaatatttattttgttacaaTCAAAAGATCACTTCAACAAACCTTACCATGTTTTCCTCGTACTCCTATCTAGAATCATGAGTTCCCATTTTCTAGAGATTTTTCGTTTTCTGTCTGAGTCCCTCAAATCttgagaaataaagaaagtttcATGGATCAGGTTAATAATACACCGAGGCTCATTTTCATGGATCTTATCGTCCCCAACATGATCAATCCATTTGGCCAGCGAACGGCTCCAAGGAGCCATCCGAGCTTTCCAAATACGATCATGTGGCATGTCTATGTAACAACCAATCCTTTCACAAATAAACCCTTCTGTTGTTGCCATTAACCATGAATTTGATGAAGCTCTATTTCTTGATCTCTCAAGTGACTTCAGGGTAAGTTGAGATCAGCACCCAAGCCCGGTTCTTATGTTGGATTGAATTGCCGATTACAGCAAGCATTACACTAATATCAATCCATGATTTTATAATTATGTGAAAGTaatgttcatgtcatctatgcTCCTAATTAGTTTGCATTATTAGATAAGTGCTTTACAGTATGGGACCCAAGAATAATCACTCGGTAGTGTGTTTCTCTCTGGGGACAGCTAAAAGCAGTGTGGTGGTACCTTTTTGTCTGCTATGACTCAGCAGCATCTCAGCAGATCATTTCCAGCATCAGAAAGTCCAGAATGAGACTGCGGATTATCAACCCTTCCACGGAATTAATTATAAGCTGTTGACTGTTAGATATAGATAGAGTCATATACATGAGAAAGTAGTCACACAGCAGCTAAACTCTCCGAGTTTTGAATGATGGACACCATTGTTCTGTATCCTTCTTCAGGTATAAGCCACCTTGTTCCCATGGTAGAGCTTGCACAAATCCTACTCACTCACAACCCTTCCTTCTCCATCACCGTCCTCATTGCCACACTACCTTCCGACACAGCCTCCACCGCCTCATACATCGCGGCCGTGACTGCCACCACCCCTTCCGTCAACTTCCACCACCTCCCCACTGTTTCTTTTCCCAAACCGTCCAGCTTTCCAGCTCTATTCTTTGAATTTATGACCCTAAACGACAATAATCTCCGTCAAACCCTAGAGTCCATGTCCCAGACCTCAAGTATTAAAGCCTTCATCATCGACTTCTTCTGCAATACCTCTTATGAAATTTCTGCAAATCTTAACATCCCTACTTACTATTTCTATACTTCAGGGGCAAATGGGCTTGCGTTGTTCCTTTACCTCTCCACCATTGATAGAAACATTACAAAAAGCTTGAAAGATGATCTCAACATCCATATCCATGTCCCGGGAACACCATCCTTTGTAGCTTCTGATATGCCCTTGGCGTTGCTTGATCGCAGTACTAAAGTCTATCAGTACTTCCTTGACACTGCAAACCAGATGGCTAAATCATCTGGAATCATCATAAACACGTTTAAATTGCTCGAACCAAGAGCTATCAAAGCGATATCAGAGGGTTTCTGCGTTCCGGATGCACCCACTCCTCCAATTTTCTGCATTGGCCCATTGGTCTCAAGCACCAAGCGACCTGGCGGTGGTGGTGATGAAGATAAGTGCCTGAGCTGGCTCAATACGCAGCCGAGCCGAAGCGTGGTGTTTCTTAGTTTTGGAAGCATGGGGTTGTTCTCGTCCGAGCAGTTGAAGGAAATTGCAATTGGGCTTGAAAGAAGTGGGGTGAGGTTCTTGTGGGTGGTGCGGATGGAGGAGCGCAAAGGAGAAACACCTCAGGCAAGCTTTGACTCATGCTTGCCAAAAGGGTTCTTAGAGAGAACAAAGGATAGAGGATATCTGTTGAATTCTTGGGCACCACAGGTGGCGGTGCTGAGTCATGACTCAGTTGGCGGGTTTGTGACTCACTGTGGGTGGAATTCGATTCTGGAGTCTATATGTGCTGGAGTGCCTATGGTGGCATGGCCTCTGTACGCAGAGCAAAAGTTTTACAGGGTAATTTTGGTGGAGGAATTCAAGGTAGCTTTGCCAGTGAATCAGTCTGAAAACGAGTTTGTGAGTGCAACTGAGTTGGAGAACCGAGTGACCGAGTTGATGAATTCCGAGAAAGGAAGGGCTTTGAGAGACCGAGTTACAGCCATGAGAGAGGATGCTAAGGCGGCCATGAGAGAGGGTGGATCATATCGGGTTGAATTGTCCAAGTTAGTTGAGTCATTTAAACGAGCTCCACTGAGTTGAAACCTTTCACTCAGTTATATGATACCCTTAGTAATGCAGAATAATGTTTTTTGTTCTCATCCATGTCAGAATAAGTTCATGTTTAATAATCTTATTGTGAAAGTAAACTAACCTACaaatttggtatcagagctggTGTTTGGACGGAAGAAAATTTGTACCGGTGAAAGCCTTGCAAAGAAATTTCAAAGCTAGCTCAAGTAACACAAGCGAAAGTACTCAATTATGATTTCTAGTGTGCAAAAATGACAATTTTGTCTTTGTCACAAGACATTGGGATTTTGTGGATATGCTGAACCACAAGAATAATGAAACTCTAGCACAAAAAGAACAACTAAAAGATTATAGATCGAAAAATCGATGCAAAAGAAGCAAACATGcagattaaaaaacaattagaaaGCTAGCTGTGCAGAAGGAAAAGGTGAAGTGAACATGTTTTATGTTTGCCAAAGTGTTTCTAAGCATAAAAATGATGTACGGTTCCTTAACAATGGCTGCACAAATCACATGATGGACATACCATTAACTAACAAGTAAAAATGCGTAATAGCGAGATAGTGCAAGTGAAGGGTAAAGGCACAATTAGAGTACAAACAAAGTTGGGAATGAAATACCAAAGACACTATCGGTGGAGCATGGATACAAACTCAACTTTCAAGATAATGAGTGCATCATCTATGATAAAGGGTAAGGAATGTTAAGGAGTAtagtaaagaaaattaagatGGAGAAAAATAGAAGTTTACCCATTGTTTGCAGATACGTACGTAAAAGATGCAACGTTAAAATTTAGAAGTTATTGATGAATCTTGGTTATAGCATCAAAAGCTTAGGCATTTGAATTCCCATAATCTCAAGCTACTTAATTTGCCAAAAGAAAATGCGGTGGAAGGAATACCCAGTCAgattgaagagaaaaatgatgtGATGGATGTGCTCTTAGGAAGCATCACAAACAATCATTTCCAGAAGGAATTGCTTGGAGAACAAAGAAAGCTCTTGAGTTAATACACACTGAATGTCCACACCCACTTAAAGGCAATAATAGGTATTTCATTTTGTTCATTGATGGCTTTACAAGGATGACTAAGGTGTTTTcatgaaacaaaaatatgaagtgtTCATCATTTTTAAGAAGTTTAAAAGCTTGGTTAAGATACAAAGTGGCTAGCACGTAAAGAACTTGAGAAgtgatagaagaaaaaaatatatatttcaaggcaatttgaaaagttttttgaGGATGAAAGCGTTGAGAGATAGCTCTCCGTTCTAtatactccacaacaaaatggagcaGAGAGGAAGAATCAAACTATGATATGAAAGTGGCAAAAGCAATATAGCATGAAAAGGAATTATGTAAGTTGTTTTTGGTTGGGGTTGTCAATACAATTGACCTTTCTAAATAGATGCCCTACAATATTAgtattaattaataaaactcAATTCCAAAAACTCCTTTGAAGGTATTGAAGCTCAAGTCCAAGTAATCCAAAAACTACAATTCAAGCAAGGAACGACTATTTTCACCAACTAATTTGAACATGGAACAGGATATCTCAGAATCTGGAGGCATGGATCGTTAAAGTGGAGCTTAACAACTCTATCAGTAATGTATGGCAGCTGACTCCTGCCCATCCACAGCAGTTTTCTTCATCAGAGCACAATGAGAGCCGGCTTGCAGGATAGTAAGAGCTTATTTGAAACACATTAGAAGGGCTTGTTTCTCCTTCTCGTTGCAAACCAAGTTGTTTGCTCTACATGACCTTGAGATGATTGAGGAGAGAAAACAAAGCAAGGAAAAACAGAATGACTGCTGTAGATTTTCTCATGGTTTCTCAATTACCAACTAGGAGGGTTCAaagaacaggaaaaaaaaaaggtttgagcTAGCCAGGCACAAATGTATGGATTTATGATTCCTTATGGCTGCCCAAGTTTATTtaattagagtttttttttcatggataaa contains these protein-coding regions:
- the LOC100264341 gene encoding anthocyanidin 5,3-O-glucosyltransferase, with the protein product MDTIVLYPSSGISHLVPMVELAQILLTHNPSFSITVLIATLPSDTASTASYIAAVTATTPSVNFHHLPTVSFPKPSSFPALFFEFMTLNDNNLRQTLESMSQTSSIKAFIIDFFCNTSYEISANLNIPTYYFYTSGANGLALFLYLSTIDRNITKSLKDDLNIHIHVPGTPSFVASDMPLALLDRSTKVYQYFLDTANQMAKSSGIIINTFKLLEPRAIKAISEGFCVPDAPTPPIFCIGPLVSSTKRPGGGGDEDKCLSWLNTQPSRSVVFLSFGSMGLFSSEQLKEIAIGLERSGVRFLWVVRMEERKGETPQASFDSCLPKGFLERTKDRGYLLNSWAPQVAVLSHDSVGGFVTHCGWNSILESICAGVPMVAWPLYAEQKFYRVILVEEFKVALPVNQSENEFVSATELENRVTELMNSEKGRALRDRVTAMREDAKAAMREGGSYRVELSKLVESFKRAPLS